The Paramisgurnus dabryanus chromosome 24, PD_genome_1.1, whole genome shotgun sequence genome contains the following window.
ctggcgggcaacttttcgaaAAATGGCTGGCGAGAAATGAgttaaagagcacatattatgcaaaatccacttttacagggtgtttggaaataaatgtgtgttggcagtgtgtgagcATAACAAACTTACAATGACAAAAATCATTAGACATGTGTTGattttcttgttaatgtgatgtcacactgataaagccccgcccatggCCATTGTCTGACTGAATAAAagcttttcaaaatgtgtttgttattaCGTTGTAGCCCTACGTggctaaagatactattgtctcagactgtattcccaggaatcagatctatttctaaccaaaagcgctcactgtcagttgttaaaggattagttcattttcttaaaaaaaaatccagataatttactcaccaccatgtcatccaaaatgttgatgtctttctttgttcagtcgagaagaaattatgttttttgaagaaaacattgcaggatttttctcattttaatagactttaatagagcccaacacttaatacttaactcaacacttaacagtttttttttcagagtcttatctagcaaaacggttgtcatttttgacaagaaaaataacaaatatgcacttttaaaccaaaacttctcgtctaggtcgggtcctgtgatgcgccagcgtgacctcacgcaatatgtcatgacgtcaagaggtcacagaggacgaacgcgaaactccgccccagtgtttacaagtgtggagaaagaggaccgttccaacgttgttgtatgtggaatgataataattcatgtctttgtgtcagtttattgtttacaatggtccgcaaatgtgcgtttcatatatgtaacacgtgacctttcaacgtcattacgcaatgacatgaggttgcgctggctcgtcacacagccggaggaagacgagaagttgtggtttaaaagtgctttttttcttgtcaaaaattacCATCGTTTCGctagacccttatgcctcgtttggaatcgtttagagtcctttgaaactctgttgaaaaaaaactgttaattgttgaattaagtattaagtgttgggctctattaaagtccattaaaatgagaaaaatcctgcaatgttttcctcaaaaaacataatttcttctcgactgaacaaagaaagacatcaacattttggatgacatggtggtgagtaaattggatttttctttaagaatatggactaatcctttaaaggaaTGAGGgcagcagctcatttgcatttaaaggtacacatgcgttttttttgctcccacccaaataggggcattttgggcatgctataataaagatctgtggggtatttagagctgaaacttcacaagCACATTCTAGGCTCACCTGAGACTTTTATTAAATGGGcgtaatatgtgccctttaatggTTTTGTAATAGAAACCATTCAAatttctattgttttttttttaagcaggaAAGTTTCAATCTCACCGATTTGATTTCTCGGTCTTGAAGTTTGCAGTTACATGAATATTCCTGGTCTACAAAAGGACACGTAACTTCAGCGTCTCTGCAGTTCTGAACAGTTCCCTTTAGACATTCCCTGTAGGAAACATGCTAACGTCAGATTTTAGTCTATAAAGTCATTTTAGTTGAACCCTTTTATAAACGATGCCCATTCATATCCTACCTGCAGAAGCTGTGCAAGCACTCTCTTAATACAGCGCCCTCCCCTGGCGAGATGGTGCACAAGCAAATTGCACAGTCCAGTTCATCCGTGTTTCCCACCAGGCTGTGGGCTTCTATTTCCAAGAGGTCACGGAAATTATTCTCCCGTTCTTCCTGAATAGACTATCAATGAAGAGAAACCAGACACAGTTGTGCATTATATTTTAGTATTTTATCTTTTGATGTGATGATAATTCATATACAAACACAATAATccttaattatttttatccaaagcatttATGGTATACATTACGTACATAAGtcattatataattatataattgcAGGTACATTTGATGTCCAAAGTcattatatttttcttttttaaatggttgaatattttaataatttggtaCTCCTTGTCATGGATCACTTAAATAATTCACTTTCTGTATCTACATCCTGCAGATCAGTATttctttacattacatttatacatttggcatACACTCTTATAATACATTCAAAGCATACAATATGTCAGTATATGAGTTCCCTGAGAATCGAAATCATGATCTGGTCGTTGCTAGTACAGTAACAGCTTTAACTTAATAATAAGTAATGTCCAATATGTGATGTCCACTCAGCTAACCAGCTCATACTGCAGGCTAGCGAGTTCCTCACACTGAAGTCTTCTGGTCTCCTCTTCATCTGGCTGGTACAGGTCTGGTACTTTGTAGTTGTCGGGTCTGGCCGTGCTACACATCTCACATCCTGGACGGGTGGGTTTATTCACGAATGTGCACCCTGGACAGGACCAGCCGGCCTAAAGTAACATTCATAATATGATCATTCATAGGCAGATAGATAGGCagtcagatagatagacagacagacagacatgtagacagacagacaggcagatagacagacagacatgcagacagacaagcagatagatagatagacatgcAGATAGATGATAGAtcaggcagatagatagatagataggcaaACAGACAGGTAGGcaggcatacagacagacatatagacatgcagatagatagacagacagacagacatgaagatagatagatagatagatagatagatagatagatagatagatagatagatagatagatagatagatagatagatagatagatagatagatagatagatagatagatagatagacaagcagatagatagataggcaaacagacaggcaggcaggcagatagatagacatgcagatagatagacagacagacagatagataggtaAACAGACATATAGACatgcagatagatagacagacagacagacagacagacagacagacagacagacagacagacagatagatagatagataggtaaaCAGACAGGTAGGcaggcatacagacagacagacagacagacagacagacagacagatagatagacagacatgaAGATAGATGATAGAtcaggcagatagatagataggcaaACAGACAGGTAGGcaggcatacagacagacatatagacatgcagatagatagatagacagacagacagacagacatgaagatagatagacatgaagatagatagacatgaagatagacagacagacagacagacagacagacagatagatagatagatagacatgcagatagatagatagatagatagacaggcagatagataggtaaacagatagatagacatgcagacagacagatcgatAGATAtacaggcagatagatagacaggcaggcagacagacagatagatagataaatagatagacagataggtagatagataggcagatagataaacagaaaggtaggcagacagacagacaggtatgcagacagacagacaggtaggcaaacagacagacaggtaggcaaacagacagacagacagattgatagacagacagataaataggcaggcagataggcagacagataggcagatagacaggcaggcaaatagatagacagacagacagataggcagGCAGATTGGCAGGCAGATAgataggtagacagacagacagagacagacagacagacagatagatagatagacagacaggcgggaaaatagacagatagataggcgggcggagagacagacagatagacaagcagccagatagacagacaggataGATACCTGAGGTTTGGGAATATTTGCTTTCGGGCGCACATCTGGTGGCCGCTGAGCTGGCCGGTCttgattttcaatgttttcTATGATATCTTTATTGAAAATAAAAGTCAACCTGTGTTTAATCTACCCAAAAACTATGAGCTGTCATTCAAGCACCATGTGATTCAGTAAATGTAGTCAATATAGAAGGCCCAGTTCATTACCATCTATGAGTTTCTCTTCCTTATCTTTTCTTTCCTGCTCACGCTTCAGATTGACGGCCTTGGCCGCCATAATGAAGAGGAAGACAGAGTCGTCGTCGTTTCTGATCCCATATCGAAACAAGGTCTCTTTGTCCTGGGCGAGACGCTTCCCGATGACCCATCGCTGGAGGGTCGGGTGGAATCCGTAGTCATTACTGATCTAAAAGTTTACGAAAATTTAGGACTGCAATAGCTTTCAGAGATCACTCATTTATTAACAATATCAAAATTATTCACCTTTTCCTTCAGTTCTGATATTGTTATGTAAACAGGTACCGTCACTGTAATGGGGATGTGGGCATCTGACATGGCATCAGCCACTCCAACCCTCAACCTGCAGTCCATCAGAACATAGCAGAAAATCAAGTAAGGGTTTGATCCTCACCAGGGAGACTTTCAGAACAAATACTTCTGGTTTGACAGCATACCTGATGTCATTTTGGACGTACGCTTCTGGTTTTATTTTGACGCACACGGGGAGCTTCAGATCCAACAGCTGCTCCAGACATTTCATCGCTTCTTCTTTATCGCTGGAGTTGATGGCTTCACTCAGGAGCTGAGCTGCATCCTCCGCTGGTTACATTAATGTTACATTAATATGTTGCTATATGTGGCCAAGCATTGATTAGCATTGCATTAACAAACACATGAAAAACACTTACCTTCTTTTATATTGCTAGAAGCATCTAGGGCAGCCATACCTGTACCTGATCTCAAAAAATAGACATTAATAAGCTTAGGCACTAGTAGTATGTAATTTAATGTAAGTACTGTGGAGACTCATAACATTAATAGCATAAAATGGCAGTACTGATGCTATAACATGCTATAATATTATTCATatgatatttacatatttaaaaaatattttttataaaaatttgaaAGCACCATACTTTTAGTTATTCGTAAGGATTGAGTCAAATGAATGCATCAATATAAAATGGTCTTTATGTAAAATTGGCATAAATGAAGTTAAACAGTGAAACAGAAAACAAGCCCTCGTGACGCCGAACAACATCGACAGCGAAATAACGCAGCAATGAACTTACCATAGGACTAAAGTTATTTAATTCTCCCTTTCTCTGTTTCTCTATCTTCGTCTGTTTTCTTTCAACTGTGAGCAGGCGATTAAAAACATTTGCTTTTTTCCAAGCTGAATGAACTGTAAATGAAAAGCGAAAGAAGCTGCTTCAGGAAGTTCCGAGGAAACCTCAAGCGTCTCTGAATGAGAGTTGCGCAACTCTCTATCAAAACCTAAGACGAATGCATGCATTTTCATGATATGAAACttattttataatgtttaaataaataaatgaatgccattaaatatataaaagtcaaaaatatataatatatattagaTTTGTATTATATCATTGCTTACTTTGAATACGTCGTAGTAAAAATATTGCCACATCTTAGCCTTTCTTTCTGCCTTTACGTCATGAACAAATCCTAAGTAAAAATCTATAATCGCATATTTCGCTTATCTGCAACGGGTCAGGCGCTTTGATCTCGCGAGATTTGATAGAGTGCTGAAAAACCGC
Protein-coding sequences here:
- the rbck1 gene encoding ranBP-type and C3HC4-type zinc finger-containing protein 1, which encodes MAALDASSNIKEAEDAAQLLSEAINSSDKEEAMKCLEQLLDLKLPVCVKIKPEAYVQNDIRLRVGVADAMSDAHIPITVTVPVYITISELKEKISNDYGFHPTLQRWVIGKRLAQDKETLFRYGIRNDDDSVFLFIMAAKAVNLKREQERKDKEEKLIDDIIENIENQDRPAQRPPDVRPKANIPKPQAGWSCPGCTFVNKPTRPGCEMCSTARPDNYKVPDLYQPDEEETRRLQCEELASLQYELSIQEERENNFRDLLEIEAHSLVGNTDELDCAICLCTISPGEGAVLRECLHSFCRECLKGTVQNCRDAEVTCPFVDQEYSCNCKLQDREIKSLLTQDDYQKFLELRLSIAESRSENSYHCKTPDCPGWCIFEDDVNEFLCDICNETNCLLCKAIHKGMNCKEYQDDLRVRAQNDAAARQTTEMLEQLLTSGEAMNCPKCKVIVQKKDGCDWICCLMCKTEICWVTKQARWGPQGAGDTSGGCKCRVNGVLCHPKCQNCH